A single window of Mycolicibacterium aurum DNA harbors:
- the murA gene encoding UDP-N-acetylglucosamine 1-carboxyvinyltransferase has product MSERFVVTGGSRLSGEVAVGGAKNSVLKLMAAALLAEGTSTITNCPDILDVPLMAEVLRGLGATVELDGDTVRITSPDELKYDADFAAVRQFRASVCVLGPLVGRCKKAKVALPGGDAIGSRPLDMHQAGLRQLGARCNIEHGCVVAEAEHLHGAEIQLEFPSVGATENILMAAVLADGVTTIHNVAREPDVVDLCTMLNEMGAQVAGAGSSTLTITGVDRLYPTEHRVIGDRIVAATWGIAAAMTRGDISVAGVDPAHLQLVLHKLHDAGATVTQTDDGFRVVQYERPKAVNVATLPFPGFPTDLQPMAIGLAAIADGTSMITENVFEARFRFVEEMIRLGADARTDGHHAVVRGIPQLSSAPVWSSDIRAGAGLVLAGLVADGDTEVHDVFHIDRGYPKFVENLVGLGAEIERVQ; this is encoded by the coding sequence GTGAGCGAGCGATTCGTGGTGACCGGTGGTAGCCGGTTATCGGGCGAAGTTGCCGTCGGGGGCGCCAAGAACAGTGTGCTGAAATTGATGGCCGCGGCCCTGCTCGCGGAGGGCACCAGCACCATCACCAACTGTCCGGACATTCTCGATGTGCCGCTGATGGCGGAGGTGCTGCGCGGGCTCGGTGCCACGGTCGAACTGGACGGCGACACTGTGCGGATCACTTCGCCGGACGAGCTGAAATACGACGCAGACTTCGCCGCGGTGCGGCAGTTCCGGGCGTCGGTATGCGTGCTCGGGCCGCTGGTGGGCCGGTGTAAGAAGGCCAAGGTCGCTCTCCCGGGCGGCGACGCCATCGGCTCCCGCCCGCTCGACATGCATCAGGCGGGTCTGCGGCAGCTGGGGGCCAGATGCAACATCGAGCACGGCTGTGTGGTGGCCGAGGCCGAACATCTGCACGGCGCGGAGATTCAGCTGGAGTTCCCGTCGGTCGGGGCGACGGAGAACATTCTCATGGCCGCGGTGCTGGCCGACGGCGTGACCACGATCCATAACGTCGCGCGGGAACCGGACGTCGTCGATCTCTGCACGATGCTCAACGAGATGGGCGCCCAGGTCGCCGGTGCGGGATCGTCGACGCTGACCATCACCGGCGTCGACCGCCTGTACCCCACGGAGCACCGGGTGATCGGGGACCGGATCGTCGCAGCGACGTGGGGGATCGCCGCGGCGATGACGCGCGGCGACATCTCGGTAGCCGGAGTGGACCCCGCGCACCTGCAATTGGTGCTTCACAAACTGCACGATGCCGGCGCGACCGTCACACAGACCGATGACGGGTTCCGGGTGGTGCAGTACGAGCGGCCGAAGGCGGTCAATGTCGCCACCCTGCCGTTCCCAGGATTTCCGACCGACCTGCAACCCATGGCCATCGGATTGGCGGCGATCGCCGATGGCACATCGATGATCACCGAGAACGTCTTCGAGGCGCGGTTCCGCTTCGTCGAGGAGATGATCCGGCTCGGCGCCGATGCCCGGACCGATGGACACCATGCGGTCGTGCGCGGGATTCCGCAGCTGTCGAGCGCACCGGTGTGGTCGTCGGACATCCGGGCCGGCGCGGGTCTGGTGTTGGCCGGGTTGGTCGCCGACGGTGACACCGAGGTGCACGACGTGTTTCACATCGACCGCGGCTATCCGAAGTTCGTGGAAAATCTCGTCGGATTGGGTGCGGAGATCGAGCGCGTGCAGTAG